ACTGAATAATCTTGGGTTCAATTGGGTTTGTGGGAGAGTTACATATTCCCGTGAATAATTCATTTGTTATAAGGCTTGTGTACATGGATCACATTGAAGAAACATACACTGTTATTATCGCGTAATTTCTAAACATTGCCTTTGTAATGGATCTCCTTTTTCCACACATcacaaacacaatcaatatTGTCATTATATCATTATTTGCAATGCATTTTTTTGATATCGACCTCTTTCCTTTGAATACTCCACATGATTTGGCACCAAAACGAGCATTTGCAGATTTTGTTCTCAGCAATTTGGTCCTCCACTTGGTGATCATCAACTTCCTTGATAGGTTTCCATCTCCTATCTTAAATATTGCTTTCATGTCATGCAAAAATGTCGCTtgagatatttatatttctgtcaaagaatcaaatcttttttttgtctctcAATAACACTATTTTGACAAGTGTCAATATTTACAGTTTCAAGTTGGTGTGAGTTTAGGAGGTCACTAAACAAACTCACGTACGAAGAATCTAATAATCGAAGCTTATTTACTAGTCTATAAACATTAGGAGCGAGCATGAAACAATGTAGATATCATTACGTGTAGACACAAATGTGACTTGTTCAACTAAATGCCATCCCAttttacaaaaaacaaaaaaaaacaaaacaaaaacaaatataactaAGGGAAATAAGatataactaattttgtttCCACAATTAATTAATGTACAATGGTCACTCATAGACGCTTTAAGTGGTAAGATCCGGATTTCTATGGACATGTGATTAGTCATTGGGCTTAGAAAGCATTTGGGATCACACcaagtttatcaaaaaaaaattagtgcaCAATGGTTAGGTGATTTTGTTGTTGTGGGCTGTTACatgaattatatttagaaagtagATATTGTTGTGTGTGCACACAAATGTGACTTGTGCAAACCAAAAAGGTACAAGTACGGACGCAACTAACAGGGGAAGGTATTTAAGATATGAGGTTTTTAATGTCCTCTTGTCCCACTATATTCATATTTTACGGTTcctatttagaaaaaaacaacGATTTACAAAGTTAATATCATTTAGAGgaaataagttttaatataaatattcttttatttatgccatatttatttctctaaaaatataAACCGTTTTTTTCAAACTAAATGTTACCTTTATATTATTAGATagtgttaaaattttatttagtactatttatacattttaagtttatttatttatttcgaaAAATAGTAGTTTTTCAGTGTTCACTCTAAAAACTTTTCAGAAAAGTTATACTTAGAGCACCCGCATTGAAGGTTTATGGGGGGAGTTCACAcagaaatcaaaaaaaaaaaataataaaataattcaatccCATGAACCCCTCTCTCCTAAGAGCACCCACATCAATGAACCCTCTCTTGGGGTtcatcttttcaatttttttttattaaattttttttctttttctttttgattttaaaaaaaaaaaaaaaaactagaccaATCGCGGGCTGCCACGACACGTGGGGCCCGTGCTACAGTGATGAACTTTAGGAGAGAGGGGTTCATCCCAGAAAGCTTTAGGAGAGAAGGGTTCATGggattgaattattttattttttttttcttgatttctgTGTGAACTCTCCCTATAAACTCTCAATGCGGATGCTCTAAAGCTCTTTGGGATGAACCTCTCTCTCCTAAAATTCATCACTGTAGCGTGGGCTCCACGTGTCATGGCGCCCCGCGATTggtctatttttattttttttttttaaatcaaaaaaaaaaaaagaaatttaataataaaaaattgaaaagatgaATGGGGTTCATTGATGTGGATGCTcttatatttctaatttttacattcattcctttttatttatactagggattggcccgccctacgggcgggttaGTAACTGATcgaagtatataaaatataataaattttatcgaATATTTCAAAGTGTTTAGTTTACTTTAAATtgttagtaatttttatttctttaaattataatacaaatattataagtatgtccttcaaaatttttaaattatacatttatatatatcatcTATTTTTGATAAACTCTGATATTTTGGTTGAAATGTTGCTTGATATCTTTATCATGCTTTTTCCAGCTGATTAAAACTTGAAATGCTGATAAATAACAACATGATATAATCTAGTATTAGTTATGACATCAATTATGCATATTAGATATTTACAATCATAGATAAAATATTATCCCAAGTAAATGTTATCATCATACGACATACGCACGAAATTATCTGGCTAAcaaattaatagaaaaaaaagaacaacatCAGAAAGATCCTTTACAGCATCTTGGATTATACTGCCAAACCTCAGATTCTTTTGTCCTTCTTTGTCATTCCTATCCTATGGATATCTTGATGAAGACCTTGCACAGAAGTATGTCAGTGTCTGATTGGTCCTCAAAACCAAGCTGAATGAAGACACTTATCATTCGAACCTCAAGCTCCAAATTCAGTTTCCCTACATCATATGCACCCACTGAAAAGAATGCGGAAAACAACACAAATCACGTAAGATAAGAGCTTTAGCTCATGAACCCAGAAGTAGATGATATTAACCAAGTTCAAACAAAAAACTAAGCAACTAAAATGCTAAAACCATCAAAACACCTATGGGAAAGATGTTGCAAGTAGAATCCATTGATCAAATTgtattaaaaagttttttatcATTAGGCAGAGGGCAAGAAACAGAATCATAACTTCTGATGAGATATATTTAAGGATTCAGACCTGCAATAGCTAGAGATCCAAGCTTTGTGGTAGGCCATTGATGTCGGAGTTTGCAAGCTTGGTATCGAATCTTGGAAGACAGTTAAGAGTCCCAATCAAACCGGGTATTAACACTTAGTCGGTGCGAGTATTCTTGGCGGAGCGCCCTACATCTACAGTGACAGTTAGATCTTCCTCTCCATTGTAACCAGCAGAAACAGATAGATCTATTGGCTCATTGGTGGGCATGTTTGTCCTTCAGCCATCACAGAACTATGTCCAGGCCATTCATGAGCAGGTGTTGTTCTTTTCAATGCCAGCTGACAGAAAATAAGTTGTAGAAAATCTTATTATACAATGATCAAgaactatatacatattttttgtgAGCTAAAAAAGATAGCTAAACCATTGAGCAGATAATTGTAGGTATAAAGCTTTATATACTTTTCTCCTTTTAATGCTATTCAAGACTCAAAATTATCAAAgctaaaaaatattcattactGAAACCTGTTACAAATAGATATATAACCCAAGCTGTGTTTCAGATTCAACAATCTAATTGTACCACAAAAAGTTTCAGTATAAGAAAGTGGAAAGATAAGATTACAATTCATAAAGCATCTTCTGGGAATGAAACAACATACCCTTCAGTGTAAGCGATATGTAAAGTAGAATAGCAGATAATGGGTCTTTTGTTCAGACCAGAGCCAAATTGATGGTAAAGTATATGTTTTCCCCTTATTGGCGGGATGCTGCAGATGTAGAAATTGTAGTCCGGCTGGTCGACTTGCAGACGCTCAAGCCATTTATTTACAGCTTGTTGCAAAGAAGAGAGCTTGTGGCACTCTTGAGCTCTGTTTTGGTTCCACACAGATACTTTGAGCTTATAAGATGCCAGTCCAATAGTAGGCATGCAACAGTAGCTTTATGGATGGTTCCACCTCACTACAacccacagaacctgcttgaaCAAATAGACAAAACAGTGTCGGATAACTTGCTACGTTGTGAGAATCagacatatatattataatgataACATCAGAAGCATATGTTACTACTTACAGGAGGTGTTGTTGGAGAAAGACATGCCTGTCATAAATTTCAAGAAAAATTGTTACTTCAggcttttattttaatagcaaGAATGGTAAGTAGAAGGTGAAAGAGACATTGATTACTTCAAAAAAAAGCTTGCAGACGTAAAAAGCAGTGCAATGAGTTTGTTCAGCTTTTTGAGGACAATGGTGTTACCACAAGCAAGAGTAGGAACAACTTTCCAAGGAAACATCAGAAGTGGAAAGTTCCATGGAATGTTCTGACCAGCAATGCCTATTGGTTCATGCAGTGTCTGGACATGATTGTTTCCATCGGCTGAAATAGTTAGCCCACGAATCTTATCTGCCCATCCTACACATCAAACCAAAACTTACCAACAAAAGCATGAAAATTTTGATAGTATTCTCAAGATTTTGGTATACCAGCATAATAGCGAAAGAATCTGGCGAGCATTGGAATCTCTGCTGTTTTGGCTTGTTCATAAGTCTTCCCATCGTCCCATGTCTTATAGCTGCAAGCTTTTCGCTGTTCCTGAAAACTAAACAAAGATCAGTCCATATCACATTGAATTTCATATTAATTTCAAGACAcaagaatattatatatatacataagcaATTATCTTTTGCCATGGTCCTTCATCGATGGCCTTCCTTGCAGGCTTGTGGCTTTCACCGCCCAGTCTATATCTTCAGCATCGACTTTCAGCTATGTTCGCAATAACTCCCTCTATGCGTGGATCAAGAGTAGGCAGCGTCTTACCTAAATCACCAATTCAAAAACCAAACATTAGTTCTCATGGAACTTGAATCTCAAGTCAaactttttctttgttatttcTCTGATTCTGAACATAGcctttttaaaatgaaaactttactCACCAGAAGCAGCGTCTACAAAGTTCCCATTGTTGAGGAGCTGTGTGTAAAAAAGTGAACTGGCTTATGATTTCTTCAGCTGCAGGGGAAGTTCTAAATCTCCGTACGATCTTACTttcattgttataattttttcctGCAAACCGAAATGTTTTAATGTctacattaaaaatgaaaatttttctGCTTCGTTGTTGTACCCTCTCAACACTAAATGACAACTAATCCAAAAATCAGTAACGAACACCTTAACACACAAAAATTCTAATTGACCAAAGAACACACAGATTCCAAAGGAGCTGAACCTGAGCTTGAGCAGCCTCGAAACCGCTGAATCAGCGCCTCTTTCTCAAAATCTTCGGCTGAGCCAGATTCTGAAAGTACGCATTCTTGGTAAAGATCATATCATAACCTAACCAAAGAACATTTCTTGTTTAAAATTGAGGT
The window above is part of the Brassica napus cultivar Da-Ae chromosome C8, Da-Ae, whole genome shotgun sequence genome. Proteins encoded here:
- the LOC125591371 gene encoding aldehyde dehydrogenase family 2 member B4, mitochondrial-like, whose amino-acid sequence is MLARFFRYYAGWADKIRGLTISADGNNHVQTLHEPIGIAGQNIPWNFPLLMFPWKVVPTLACGNTIVLKKLNKLIALLFTSASFFLKHVFLQQHLLRFCGL